In Halobaculum sp. MBLA0147, the genomic window ATATCCACGTTGCTGGTGACGAACATAGCCGTGGTGGGATGACTGGAACTGAGGCGGGTGTGATGAATCGGCTTCGGGAATGGCTCGGGTGGTGAACGGCTGCCACTACGGCTAGTCCGCACAGCATTCCAGTGAGAGAGGTGCGCTTCAGGCGACTGTGAGCCGCCTGAGCCGGCGTGAGCGAGTACGGAGTCTACGAGAGCTTCATCCTAAGCACATTTCTCTCGACGGGCGCAAACTTCCCATACACCTGCGAGAGACAGACAGAAAGTTCACTGGATCACCTTGTCGACTCGGGGCTGTAGGTTAGGTCAGTGTCGAATCGGCGTTGCGACTCGATGAGCGGGATCCACTCGCCGTAGCCGCCTTCCCGGACTTCGACGACCCACACGCGGTGGCTTGGGCTGTCGGGCGTGTCGTTGTGCACGCGAGCGCCAGTGCGGATCTCAGGGGCGGGATCGGCACGGTCGTGTTCGACGCGGCGCTTCAGGTGGACGCCGGAACCCGGGTAGAACTGGGTTGTCCAATACTGACTCACACAGACAGAAGCATGGCTCACAGCTGAATTTGCCCTCAAGTTATCTTAGTTTAAAATTTTAGTGAAATAATAGGAAGAGAACAAGATTGTGCGATCAGCGGTTGTGGAGTATCGATAAGCGAGGATACTGGAGAGGCAGTCCTCAGCTAAGCCAAAGAACACGTCGCAGCGGTACCCCTGTACTCGAACTGGACTATGAGGCAGTAAAGGGGCCCCCGGGAGAACACCGAAGAAGTGTAACCGGTCGTCCAATCACCTCAATTCATTTTGAGTGCGTGATACACCATTGGACCGCCTTGGATGACTGCCGCGACAGCGGCGTACACCGTTCCGAAACCAGGGGCGACAACTCCGAGCGCCGCAATGAGGTTCAAGATACCGGCAACGTTGTACAGTCGGCTACTCCAATTGTTCATGTATTGTCCAGTGGTAAAGAACCCAACTGCAGGACCAGCGAACCACAGTGATCCGAAGACAAACACGTCTTCCACATTAACTATTCCTCCGATCGCCGCGAAACTAGCGACGAGCCCAGAGACACCGAGAACGGTCCAGACTGGGAATAGTCCGGTGAATCCGTTCTGTCGCATCCACAACATTGACACTGTAATCGGCACTAGCGACCCGGCGAGCCAGAACACCGTTAGTCCGCCTTGTATCGTCTCTGTGGTTGACGCCGTGAGGATTGCCAGTTGTGTAACGATCCATCCAGTGGCGACGATGATGCCCCAGAGACCGACGACTCGCCGTGCGGTGAGCCGTCCCGAGGCCGTCTCACTCTCTGTCGACTGTCGTGTTGCTGCCATCAGAACAATATAAATCCTGCCTGCTGATAAGTGTCATCTGACGTAGGATTCAACTGGTTACCTTCCGGTAAACGGGGAGAGTTGCTGGGAGCCAATCAGCGTTAACTCTTGCTCGACTGTCAACACTCACTAACTATCTGAAAGTGGCTTACATTCCGTAAACCCTTAGTGGTATGAGACCAGATCACATGGTGTGAGTAGTGTGGATCAACTTCCTACCTGGTGTACAGACGAGGAGTGGTGTCCGATGGAGTCTGCGGCCGCAGTGCTAGGCCGGAAGTGGCACCCGGCGATCGTCTATCACCTCTTGGACGAGGAACCGCTTCGATTCTCACAACTGGAGGATCGGGTGCACACCGTCTCGGGCAAAGTACTGTCCGAGAGCCTCGAAGACTTAGAGGAGAAGCAACTCGTCGAACGACACGTCATTGACGACCGGCCGGTGAAAGTGGAGTACGAGTTGACCGACTACGGGGAAAGTCTCCGCCCGGTGATCGAGCAGATGGTGTCGTGGGGCGAGCAGTACCTCCGTGACGCTGACTCCCCAGAGGAGTCGGTCGTTTGATCTGGGAAGACTGAAGCTCAACTGGTTCGGAACGGAAACGACTGTGTGCTGAGACCTCCTTATGTGTCCGCCACGGCGTCAATCACGCCGTCATACGGTGGTTCGTTCGTCGGGTCCTCAACAACACATGAGAACGTGATTGTTCCCCCCTGGTCAAGAACGAACACGGCGCGGTTGGCAACTTCGAACAGACCGAGGTTCCCGATGTCGATTTCGATGTCGTACCTATGGATCGTGTCGCCGGGCATATTACTCACGAAGTCAGACTCAATTCTGTGGTCATTACGGAATGCCGCTTACGTGAACGGGGAGTCCGCGCTGATTCCGAAGATGGATCTACCCGCTTCTGTGATCTCGGCGAGTCGCTCCTAGAACGCGACCATCCCGTTGGCACACGGCGGCGTGACCGCACCGGCGAAGAACGCTAGGACGATTGTGCCGTCACCGAGGTGATCAGCGAGATCGAAGTCTTCGTGATCGCTCGTTCCGACTGTCGCGGTGAACGTGGGAGCAGCGTCGCCTGGCTCTGGCATCAAGAATGCAAAGTGGTCTGATTCAGAAAACCACCGGTGGTCCCTCGATCCCACTGTCCACAGTTGCTGACAGATTCTTTTCCTCTATAGACTGGTCGGTCGTTGCTCCGGTTGCGTTGACCTCGAGGTAACCGGGTGACTCGACAGTCGGCTACCGCTTATCCATTTCTAGGCCTCAGATACAGTGTGTATGATACTGACCGAACAAGTTGACATTCGAGCTGGGTACTTCGGTCTGGGCGTTCTCCGGACGGTGGCACCTGACACGGCTCGGTGTCTCTCGGAGGAGGTGTCTGCTGAATGACGTACACAGCAGAAGTCGTAGACGTGTACGAGATCACTCCTAGAGTGAAAGGATTCCGTCTCCGTGTCCCGGGACGTGAGTTCGAATTCGAACCAGGGCAACATACGACTGTGCGGTTCGAATCCGGTGGCGAGACCGTCGTTCGACCGTACACGCCGACGAACCTTCCGGGAACAGACGAACTGACGTTGACGATCCGGCGGTACGAGGATGGATTGGCTTCGTCGTACATGCACACGAAGCGGCCTGGTGACGTGGTGACGCTCGGTCCGATTGAAGGCAACCTGACGCTGGCCGATCAGGATCGAGATATCGCTCTCCTCGCCAGCGGCACCGGGATCACTCCCCTTCTCTCCATCCTTCGACAGTATCTCCAAGAGGGAACAGGGCACGCACACGTAGTGTTCGGTGAGAGTCGTGAGGAGACAATCATCCACCGAGAGACGCTGAACGAGTTGGCTGCGAACCACGGATCGCTTGACGTGACGGTGACACTCTCTGCCCCGAACTGGGAGTGGACAGGACGAAAGGGCTACGTTCAAGAACACCTCTCGGACCTGTTCTCCGAATTCGCCGAGCGTGACTTCTACGTCTGTGGTGTGCCGCCGATGGTAGTCGAGACGAAAGAGACGCTTCGAGACCTCGGGGCGCCCGAAGAACGCATCCATAGCGAAGGCTGGGAAGACGACGTAGTCGAAGATATCTGATCAATGGACGAACGACGGCGAACACTTCTTCGGGCGACAGGAATCGCATTCGTCCCGGCTGTAGCGGGGTGTGCTGACCAATCCATCGGCTCAACTGACGCCGTGACAGACGAGGGGAGTTCGACGCCGACGAATACAGCAACCAGTACAGCCTCCGCGACCGAGACGCAGTCGGACACCCCTACTTCGACTGAAACCGAGACCGCCAGTCCAACCGAAACAGCGACGCCAACAGAGACCGCAGCGTCCCCAGCGTCGGTCACAATCGTGATCGACAACGTCGGTGCCCGGGCTTGGGAAGTCGTCAAGGACGAGAGCGGCTCTGTCGCTCCAACAAACGAGAGCAATCCAATCTTCAGTCTCGAAGTCGGACAGCGATATGCGGTTGAGAATGGCGGCTGGAGCGCTCACCCGTTCGCAATCCGCAACGCCGACGATACGCCGTTACTCTCACAGTCGGCCGACGGCCAGTTCGAGGGTGACGACAGCGTCGATTGGACCGACGACGGTCAGACGTTCGCATTTACGTACACGGAGGAGTTGGCAGCAGAAGCCGACTACTACATCTGCACCATCCACTCCCGGATGCGTGGTGATATCGAAACCATCTGACCTCGCGTCAGACCGGGGCGTAGTGGACAGAAACCTGCGGTTCCGCTGGCTCCGATTGCTCGAACCCCCACCGCCAAGACGAGCGGACCAATCGTCGTCGAACAGGCTCACAGACAGTTCAACGACAGATCACTCGATACACGATGACAGTCCCAGTGACCAACACCTACGTCGAATCGACCGAGCGAATCCAGCCGAATCAGGCGAACAACTACGAGAATACACACGGAGGAGAAGTCGTCCGATTGATGGACGAACTGGCTGCAATCGCGGCGATGACAGTCGCAGGAGAGACATGTGTGACGGCACACATCGGTAGCGTGGACTTCCAGAATCCGATCCCGGTCGGAAGCGTCGCAGAATTGTCCGCATACGTCTACGAGACGGGGAGCAGTAGTCTGGAGGTCCGTGTCGATGTCGAGAGTCGTGACCCTCGTGAAGAGGAGACTGTACAGACGACCGCAGCCTGCTTCACGATGGTCGCTGTGGACGAGGCGGGTGATCCAGTCGAGGTCCCATCGGTCGTCCCAGAGACAGACCGTGGTGAGCGACTCGTAGAGAGTGCTCCCTGTTGAGGTACTACGCCAGTTGGAGGTTTCTCACGACAGTCGAGAGGCAGCAGGCTCTGCGACCGTCAGACGATGTTCGTCTCTGACTGCTGTGGGTTCGTGTCGGTCGAGTTGGCGGTGTCCTACTGGACGAGGGAGAGGGACGAACCGTCCCTCGGAGGCGTCGGGCTCTAATAGCGTCTCACAGGCGGGGCAGGTGCCTGTGGCTGCAACCAGAACCAACATACTATGCTCGGGTTCAAATCAAAAACACCTGCCGGGTGTGTATTTGCGACTCATTCGCAAGTACGATTCTTATGACCGTGAGTCAGATAATTCTGCGAAACCATTACTATCTACTCCTTTCGTCTTTGAACATCTAGAGAGGTCACAACTGGATCCGGTTTGCAAGACTCCCCGGTGGTCAGACGATAGACTGCTCCTCGTTAGAAGCAGGCCGGAGGTGCGTTCGTCCCCACTCGTCCATCGCCTCGATCACTGGCTCCAGTTCCGCCCCCCGGTCGGTGAGTGAGTAACTGACTCGGAACGGTTTTTCGCTGACGATCTCTCGTGAAACGAGTTGCTTCTCTTCTAAGTCTTCTAGCACGTCGGAGAGCACTTTGCTGGAAACACCATCTACCGCGTCTTGGAGTTCACTGAACCCCATCGGTCCATCCGCCAAGAGTCGCTGGACAACAACCGGATGCCACTTTTTTCCGATCAACAACGCAGTCGAGGTGACCGGACACCACTCCTCACCTCGACACCACACTGGAAGGCAGTCTTTACTGGACATACGAGTGTACAGAATCTGGGCTGTCGAAAGGGTTTCCCTACGTTACGAGATTACGTCTGGTAGTGGACAACGATGGATCAGAAATTCACCGGTCAGGAACCGAGACAGGTGTTCAAAACCTGTGACGTAACCGGTAGCACAGGAGGTTACCATCTCCTCACCTCGGACTCTTACATTACCGACCCGTACCAAGTTACTGGAGGTAACCCAGATGGCAGACGTAGACATCGACGCGAGCAGCACCGCACTCCTGATCACGGACCCGCAGGTGGATTTCCTGAAACCCGACAGCGTCGTGTGGGACAAAGTCGGTGAGACAGTTGAGGAGAACGCAGTCGTCGAGAAATTGGTCTCACTCCGTGAGGCAGCCCGCGAGGGTAATGTGCCGGTGATCTACTCACCACATGAGTACACCGACGATGAGTTCGACAGCTGGCAGAAACTGAACACGATCGATCAGATCATGTTCGACACGCGGATGTTCGACGCGGACGGGACTGGCAGTGACTTCGTGCCAGAACTCAAACCGGACGACAACACGTTCGTCCTCTCCCCGCACAAGCAACTCTCGGGGTTCTGGAGTAACGACGTCGGAACGCAGCTCCGCCAGCGTGGGATCGACACCCTCGTTCTCGCAGGGATGAGCGCGAACCTCTGTGTCGAGTCCCACCTCCGAGACGCCGTCGAGAACGGTTTCGAGGTGATCACCGTGACAGACGCGACGGCAGCAGCGGGGGAAGAAGCTCTAGAGGCCGCCCACACTAATTTCGGATTCATTGCTCACGAAACAGTCACGACAGAAGACGTGACCGAGAGGCTGGCAACTGCCGACAGTGAGACGGCGGCCACTTCGGCCGACGACTGAGGCCCCTGAATCGGGCGAGACTGTGAGGACATCGCCGTCGGGTGGTAATGTGAGACTGCCAGCCTGCATATTTTTCAATAATCGAAAAGCAGCAGCTCACATCCAGCACGGTCGCGCCGGTCTTCCCGAACGCGTCAGGATGATTTTGGAGCATGGTCTCCCGTTAGTACACGACGATGTGAAGCGCTGGGAAAGAAGACCAACACCACCGCCGTGTCGCTGAGGTAGTCCGTTAATTTGAACAGTTCGTGGTCGCACCTTCCGACCGCCGCCGAGAATGTCGGGACCGCATCGTCTGTCGGTGTCGTCAGGGCATCTTGGGATAATCGGGTGAGAGACTCTAGCGCTCCCGTCC contains:
- a CDS encoding winged helix-turn-helix transcriptional regulator; translation: MSSVDQLPTWCTDEEWCPMESAAAVLGRKWHPAIVYHLLDEEPLRFSQLEDRVHTVSGKVLSESLEDLEEKQLVERHVIDDRPVKVEYELTDYGESLRPVIEQMVSWGEQYLRDADSPEESVV
- a CDS encoding ferredoxin--NADP reductase is translated as MYEITPRVKGFRLRVPGREFEFEPGQHTTVRFESGGETVVRPYTPTNLPGTDELTLTIRRYEDGLASSYMHTKRPGDVVTLGPIEGNLTLADQDRDIALLASGTGITPLLSILRQYLQEGTGHAHVVFGESREETIIHRETLNELAANHGSLDVTVTLSAPNWEWTGRKGYVQEHLSDLFSEFAERDFYVCGVPPMVVETKETLRDLGAPEERIHSEGWEDDVVEDI
- a CDS encoding acyl-CoA thioesterase, coding for MTVPVTNTYVESTERIQPNQANNYENTHGGEVVRLMDELAAIAAMTVAGETCVTAHIGSVDFQNPIPVGSVAELSAYVYETGSSSLEVRVDVESRDPREEETVQTTAACFTMVAVDEAGDPVEVPSVVPETDRGERLVESAPC
- a CDS encoding winged helix-turn-helix transcriptional regulator produces the protein MSSKDCLPVWCRGEEWCPVTSTALLIGKKWHPVVVQRLLADGPMGFSELQDAVDGVSSKVLSDVLEDLEEKQLVSREIVSEKPFRVSYSLTDRGAELEPVIEAMDEWGRTHLRPASNEEQSIV
- a CDS encoding cysteine hydrolase family protein, producing MADVDIDASSTALLITDPQVDFLKPDSVVWDKVGETVEENAVVEKLVSLREAAREGNVPVIYSPHEYTDDEFDSWQKLNTIDQIMFDTRMFDADGTGSDFVPELKPDDNTFVLSPHKQLSGFWSNDVGTQLRQRGIDTLVLAGMSANLCVESHLRDAVENGFEVITVTDATAAAGEEALEAAHTNFGFIAHETVTTEDVTERLATADSETAATSADD